One window of the Capnocytophaga haemolytica genome contains the following:
- a CDS encoding outer membrane beta-barrel protein has protein sequence MKKIILSLVAIFGFGAAAQAQDGGDFGFNQGNLFLEGNVRFSSQWTAGANSDSKSNLFEVSPAAGYFLSDKFAVGLGLSYKAYKNIKREWDTTSEKYGKVVPNASQKVSSFGFDLFGRYYLLELGQRFKVYGQADLGFDFESDQPVGGGSKDKYTTFNIGAGLGMNYFVTPKLAINFGLSDIISFNSRKPKGSDATNTFKGDFNVFNNFFTTPTFGLTYKLN, from the coding sequence ATGAAAAAAATCATTTTATCATTAGTTGCTATCTTCGGTTTCGGAGCAGCAGCGCAAGCACAAGACGGAGGTGACTTCGGGTTTAATCAAGGAAATCTTTTCTTAGAAGGTAACGTAAGATTTTCAAGTCAATGGACAGCTGGTGCAAATAGTGACTCAAAAAGCAATCTTTTTGAAGTAAGTCCAGCAGCTGGTTACTTTTTGTCTGATAAGTTCGCAGTAGGACTTGGACTTAGCTACAAAGCATACAAAAATATTAAAAGAGAGTGGGATACTACAAGTGAAAAATATGGTAAAGTAGTTCCAAATGCAAGTCAAAAAGTAAGTTCTTTCGGTTTTGATTTATTTGGTCGTTATTACTTACTCGAGTTAGGTCAGAGATTTAAAGTATATGGTCAAGCTGATTTAGGCTTTGATTTCGAAAGCGATCAACCCGTAGGAGGTGGTAGTAAGGACAAGTACACCACATTTAATATCGGGGCAGGCTTAGGAATGAACTATTTTGTTACCCCAAAATTAGCTATTAATTTTGGCTTATCTGATATTATTTCATTTAACTCTCGTAAACCAAAAGGAAGTGATGCAACCAATACATTTAAAGGAGACTTCAATGTATTTAACAACTTCTTTACTACTCCTACCTTTGGTTTAACTTACAAACTAAACTAA
- a CDS encoding deoxycytidylate deaminase, translated as MKNNPEKQLRYDKAYMRMALEWAKLSHSTRKQVGAIMVKDRMIISDGYNGTPTGFDNCCEDEEGNTLWYVLHAEANAIMKVAASTQSSEGATLYITMSPCKECSKLIYQSGIKRVVYKEGYRDDDGLEFLRKAGVEIVHLEEV; from the coding sequence ATGAAGAACAATCCCGAAAAGCAATTGCGCTACGATAAAGCCTATATGCGTATGGCATTGGAGTGGGCAAAGCTCTCGCACTCCACCCGCAAGCAAGTAGGTGCTATTATGGTGAAAGACCGTATGATTATCTCCGATGGCTACAACGGTACGCCTACGGGCTTTGACAACTGCTGTGAGGATGAGGAGGGCAACACCCTTTGGTACGTGCTCCACGCCGAGGCGAATGCTATTATGAAGGTCGCTGCCTCTACGCAATCTTCAGAGGGGGCAACGCTCTATATCACAATGTCGCCCTGCAAGGAGTGTAGCAAGCTCATTTACCAATCGGGCATAAAGCGCGTGGTGTACAAAGAAGGTTACCGCGATGACGATGGCTTAGAGTTCTTGCGCAAAGCTGGGGTGGAGATAGTGCATTTGGAGGAGGTATAA
- a CDS encoding bifunctional riboflavin kinase/FAD synthetase, with the protein MKIITDLSNFTADRGTVVTIGTFDGVHCGHQKIIKRLTEAAKAEGLLSTVFTFFPHPRMIVQHDTQLRLLHTLAEKQTLLAALGVDLLIVQPFDKKFSQMSAEEFVEELLVKHLRVQKVIIGYDHRFGKNRTADIRDMHRFGEHYGFAVEEISAQEVDEVSVSSTKVREALLSGQVEKAESYLGVPYSLTGKVVHGQKLGRTLGYPTANIQVEEDYKLIPADGVYVVYSLLEGRKVYGMMSIGKNPTIADKGSSIEVHFLDYDGDLYDKSLTVYFIKYLRAEQKFASVAALQQQIEQDEEQSRKAIALR; encoded by the coding sequence GTGAAAATCATAACGGATCTCTCTAACTTCACTGCTGATAGGGGTACGGTGGTAACCATTGGCACCTTTGACGGGGTGCACTGTGGGCATCAGAAGATCATCAAGCGATTGACAGAAGCCGCGAAAGCCGAAGGGCTGCTCTCTACGGTGTTCACGTTTTTTCCGCACCCGCGTATGATAGTGCAACACGACACGCAGTTGCGCCTTTTACACACCCTTGCCGAAAAGCAGACACTGCTCGCTGCCTTGGGCGTGGATTTGCTCATCGTGCAGCCTTTTGACAAAAAGTTCTCACAGATGTCTGCCGAGGAATTTGTGGAAGAGCTATTGGTGAAGCACTTGCGCGTACAAAAGGTGATTATCGGTTATGACCATCGCTTTGGCAAGAACCGTACGGCTGACATACGCGATATGCACCGCTTTGGCGAGCACTATGGCTTTGCGGTGGAGGAAATATCAGCGCAGGAGGTCGATGAAGTATCGGTGAGCTCTACCAAAGTGCGCGAGGCATTGCTCAGCGGGCAGGTGGAGAAGGCGGAGAGCTATCTCGGGGTGCCCTATAGCCTTACGGGCAAAGTGGTACACGGACAAAAGCTCGGGCGCACGCTTGGCTACCCAACGGCGAATATTCAGGTTGAGGAGGATTACAAACTCATTCCCGCCGATGGGGTGTATGTGGTGTACAGCCTCCTTGAGGGGAGGAAGGTCTATGGAATGATGAGCATAGGCAAGAACCCGACCATTGCGGACAAAGGCAGCAGCATAGAAGTGCACTTCCTCGACTACGATGGCGACCTTTACGATAAGTCGCTCACGGTTTATTTTATCAAATACCTGCGTGCGGAACAGAAGTTTGCTTCTGTGGCGGCACTTCAACAACAAATAGAGCAAGATGAAGAACAATCCCGAAAAGCAATTGCGCTACGATAA
- a CDS encoding AMP-dependent synthetase/ligase — protein MNTVTRLFDIPYYQAANYPLEDALATKYNGAWARTSTEEYIKKANTVSRGLLRLGVEKGDKIAVISHNNRTEWHVLDIGLLQIGAQNVPIYPTITLEDYEYIFNHSECKYCFVSNKELLDKITSIKDKLPHLQAIYTFEEVAYAHHWQEIFDLGADESNQGEVEARKAAIGKDDLATIIYTSGTTNRPKGVMLSHWNIISNILNCKERLPLKAGSRAMSFLPVCHVFERMLTYFYQYNGLRLYFAESIDKVSDNLKEVQPDIITAVPRLLEKIFDKIFAKGTELKGLKRSLFFWAIRLGEQYEPYGVNGWWYRFRLGIARKLIFSKWQEALGGHLGMIVCGSAALSPRLARIFSAAGLYVIEGYGLTETAPVVAVNRRAGRLWRIGTVGKPIDNVDVKIAEDGEILCKGENVMLGYYKAPELTAEAITDGYFHTGDIGELDDEGFLKITDRKKEMFKTSGGKYVSPQLIENQLKLSRFIEQVMVVGEGEKMPAAIIQLNFPFVKEWARRHRIKIGKTNEEIIKSDKVFERVKEEVERVNKNLGQWEKIKLFAFTPDEWSIDAGHLTPTLKLKRRVIKEKYIDIYNSFYSENHNGSL, from the coding sequence ATGAATACCGTTACTCGCTTGTTTGATATTCCTTATTATCAGGCAGCTAACTATCCTTTGGAGGATGCCTTAGCGACTAAATACAACGGGGCGTGGGCAAGGACCTCTACTGAGGAGTATATCAAAAAAGCTAATACTGTAAGCCGCGGACTCTTGCGCCTCGGTGTTGAGAAAGGTGATAAGATCGCCGTGATTTCGCACAACAACCGCACTGAATGGCACGTCTTGGACATCGGTCTGCTGCAAATAGGGGCGCAAAATGTGCCCATTTACCCAACCATCACCTTAGAGGATTACGAGTATATCTTCAATCACTCGGAATGCAAATACTGCTTTGTATCTAACAAAGAGCTATTGGATAAGATTACTTCCATCAAGGATAAACTCCCTCATTTGCAAGCTATTTACACCTTTGAGGAGGTGGCTTATGCCCATCATTGGCAAGAGATTTTTGACCTCGGGGCAGATGAGAGCAATCAGGGGGAAGTGGAGGCGCGCAAGGCGGCTATTGGCAAGGACGACTTGGCTACGATTATTTACACCTCAGGCACTACCAATCGCCCTAAGGGGGTGATGCTCTCGCATTGGAATATCATCTCTAACATACTGAATTGCAAGGAACGACTACCGCTGAAGGCAGGTTCGCGTGCGATGAGTTTCTTGCCTGTGTGCCACGTCTTTGAGCGTATGCTGACGTATTTTTATCAATACAATGGCTTGCGGCTTTATTTTGCGGAATCTATCGACAAGGTAAGCGATAACCTCAAGGAAGTGCAGCCCGATATTATCACAGCGGTGCCACGCCTCTTGGAGAAGATTTTTGACAAGATTTTCGCTAAAGGTACGGAGCTGAAAGGCCTCAAGCGATCACTATTTTTCTGGGCAATACGCCTTGGAGAGCAGTATGAGCCTTACGGGGTGAATGGCTGGTGGTATCGTTTCCGCCTTGGGATTGCGCGCAAGCTGATATTCAGCAAGTGGCAAGAGGCATTGGGCGGTCATCTGGGGATGATTGTCTGTGGTAGTGCGGCACTTTCACCTCGTTTGGCACGCATATTTTCGGCAGCAGGGCTTTACGTAATCGAGGGGTATGGGCTTACAGAGACGGCACCCGTAGTGGCGGTGAATCGCCGTGCGGGAAGGCTTTGGCGCATTGGTACGGTGGGCAAGCCTATCGACAATGTAGATGTGAAGATCGCTGAGGACGGTGAGATACTTTGCAAAGGCGAGAATGTGATGCTGGGCTATTACAAAGCACCTGAGCTTACTGCCGAAGCCATCACGGATGGGTATTTCCATACGGGCGACATCGGTGAGCTTGATGACGAGGGTTTCCTTAAAATCACCGACCGCAAGAAGGAGATGTTTAAGACTTCGGGGGGCAAATATGTATCGCCACAACTCATTGAAAACCAGCTTAAGCTCTCGCGATTTATCGAGCAGGTGATGGTAGTAGGCGAAGGTGAGAAGATGCCCGCAGCCATCATTCAGCTCAACTTCCCTTTTGTGAAGGAATGGGCGCGCCGCCATCGCATTAAGATTGGTAAGACTAATGAGGAAATCATCAAGAGCGATAAGGTTTTTGAGCGGGTGAAAGAGGAGGTAGAACGTGTGAATAAGAACTTAGGGCAGTGGGAGAAGATCAAGCTCTTTGCCTTTACCCCTGATGAGTGGAGCATCGATGCGGGGCATCTTACCCCTACGCTCAAGCTCAAACGCCGCGTGATCAAGGAGAAATACATCGATATTTATAACAGCTTTTACAGTGAAAATCATAACGGATCTCTCTAA
- a CDS encoding GH92 family glycosyl hydrolase: MKRILTTFTVLTLAACSHQEPSATEAQPTDYVAYVNPLMGTDSTFELSNGNTYPAIAVPWGMNFFTPQTGKMGDGWAYQYHANKIRGFKLTHQPSPWINDYGAFALMPTTGALKIAEEDRASWFSHKAETAQPHYYKVYLADYDTSVEITPTSRAAQLRFTYPATEEAHLLIDAYFKGSMVKILPEERKIIGYARNNSGGVPENFHHYFVMQFDKDFTAYNTWGDGYKLSNKPEAEGEHTGAVLHFKTQRGEQITAKVATSFISIEQAALNLQREVGSDTFEQTRTKAHRLWQDELSKIAVEDTNTDALRTFYSCLYRVLLFPRTFYEYDKDNKIVHYSPYSGKVEAGYLFTDNGFWDTFRAVFPLFNLVYPEQNKLFMKGLVSTYRESGWLPEWASPGHRNCMIGSNSASIIADAYLKGNINKADAKILLEAMLKNATVSEGRPVKSVGREGVDYYNRLGYVPYNVGINENVARTLEYAYADYCIAQMAEKMGEKAIAAQYRKQSYRYKNVFDKETGWMRGRNEDGSFQRPFNPLKWGDAFTEGNSLHYSWSVFQDIEGLMALMGGKEAFGKKLDEVFSMPPLFDDSYYGFTIHEIREMQIMDMGNYAHGNQPIQHLIYLYPYAGEPRKAQQHIREVMTKLYTPTPDGYCGDEDNGQTSAWYVWSALGFYPVTPASDNYIIGNPIFAKAILHLPNNKNFIIENREKTQGNIYIKSVELNGKPFTDFRLPFKTVREGGKLVFNRD, from the coding sequence ATGAAACGCATATTAACAACCTTTACCGTACTGACACTTGCGGCGTGTTCGCACCAAGAACCTTCGGCAACAGAAGCGCAACCTACTGACTATGTGGCTTATGTAAACCCACTGATGGGTACCGACTCAACCTTTGAGCTCTCTAATGGCAACACCTACCCTGCCATTGCGGTGCCTTGGGGAATGAACTTCTTTACCCCACAGACAGGCAAGATGGGCGATGGATGGGCTTATCAGTATCACGCCAATAAGATCAGGGGCTTCAAGCTGACTCACCAGCCCAGTCCGTGGATAAACGACTATGGGGCTTTTGCCCTAATGCCTACGACAGGAGCTTTGAAAATAGCCGAAGAGGATCGCGCTTCGTGGTTTTCACACAAGGCAGAAACGGCACAGCCGCACTATTATAAGGTATATTTGGCAGACTATGATACTTCTGTGGAGATCACCCCCACCTCGCGCGCCGCTCAGTTGCGCTTTACTTATCCCGCGACAGAGGAGGCGCACCTACTTATTGATGCTTACTTCAAAGGCTCGATGGTGAAAATACTCCCTGAGGAGCGCAAGATTATAGGTTATGCGCGCAATAACAGTGGAGGGGTGCCTGAGAATTTCCATCACTACTTCGTGATGCAGTTCGACAAAGACTTCACTGCCTACAACACTTGGGGCGATGGCTACAAGCTCAGCAATAAGCCCGAAGCCGAAGGTGAGCACACGGGGGCAGTACTGCACTTTAAGACCCAAAGAGGTGAGCAAATTACGGCAAAAGTAGCCACTTCGTTCATCAGTATTGAGCAAGCAGCATTGAACTTACAGCGCGAAGTAGGGAGTGATACTTTTGAGCAAACCCGCACAAAAGCCCACCGATTATGGCAAGATGAGCTTTCTAAAATAGCTGTTGAAGATACGAATACCGATGCGCTGCGCACTTTCTACTCTTGCCTGTACCGCGTATTGCTCTTTCCACGTACTTTTTACGAATACGACAAAGACAACAAAATAGTGCATTACAGCCCTTACAGCGGCAAAGTAGAGGCAGGCTATCTCTTTACCGACAATGGTTTTTGGGATACTTTTAGAGCTGTATTTCCGCTGTTTAACCTCGTATATCCTGAGCAGAACAAACTCTTTATGAAGGGGTTAGTCAGTACCTATCGCGAGAGTGGCTGGCTGCCTGAGTGGGCGAGCCCTGGACATCGCAACTGTATGATAGGCTCGAACTCAGCTTCCATCATCGCCGATGCTTATCTGAAGGGCAATATCAACAAGGCGGATGCTAAAATACTGCTGGAGGCAATGCTGAAAAACGCTACGGTAAGCGAGGGACGCCCTGTGAAATCCGTAGGACGCGAAGGCGTAGACTATTACAATCGATTGGGCTACGTGCCTTATAACGTGGGTATTAACGAGAATGTAGCCCGCACCTTAGAGTACGCTTATGCCGACTACTGCATTGCACAAATGGCTGAAAAGATGGGTGAGAAAGCTATCGCAGCTCAGTACAGGAAACAATCGTATCGCTATAAAAACGTATTTGACAAGGAAACAGGCTGGATGCGAGGGCGCAATGAAGACGGTAGTTTCCAGCGTCCTTTTAATCCTTTGAAGTGGGGCGATGCTTTCACCGAAGGGAACAGCCTGCATTATAGCTGGAGTGTATTCCAAGACATTGAGGGGCTTATGGCGTTGATGGGTGGTAAGGAGGCTTTCGGCAAGAAGCTCGATGAGGTATTTTCGATGCCGCCGCTCTTCGATGACTCTTACTACGGCTTTACCATTCACGAAATCCGAGAAATGCAGATAATGGATATGGGCAACTACGCACACGGCAACCAGCCTATACAACACCTTATCTACCTCTATCCATACGCTGGCGAGCCCCGCAAAGCACAGCAGCATATCCGTGAGGTGATGACCAAGCTCTACACCCCTACCCCCGATGGCTACTGCGGTGATGAGGACAACGGGCAGACCTCAGCGTGGTACGTGTGGAGTGCATTGGGCTTCTACCCCGTAACCCCTGCTTCTGACAATTATATCATAGGTAACCCTATCTTTGCAAAGGCAATCCTCCACTTGCCTAATAACAAGAATTTTATCATAGAAAATAGGGAGAAGACCCAAGGAAATATCTACATCAAGAGCGTAGAACTCAACGGAAAGCCCTTTACTGACTTCCGTTTGCCTTTTAAAACCGTTAGGGAAGGTGGCAAGCTCGTATTTAATAGGGATTAA
- the coaBC gene encoding bifunctional phosphopantothenoylcysteine decarboxylase/phosphopantothenate--cysteine ligase CoaBC, which produces MNILLGITAGIAAYKTPQLVRLLTKKGHTVRVIMTERAQDFVTPLTLSTLSKQPVLTDFQSADHQWNSHVEAALWAEALLIAPATANTMAKMANGICDNLLLATYFSAKAPVFIAPAMDLDMYAHPTVQQNIKRLESFGNYIIPAAYGELASGLIGQGRMEEPENIVAFLENHLSGSQPLSGKKVLITAGPTYEAIDPVRFIGNFSTGKMGIALANEAARQGAEVHLVLGPSAENNIAPSVRVHRVVSAQEMLQATLSEYDNSDLAILSAAVADYRPKEKALEKIKKQGGSLHLELTENPDILTTLGKGKTHQTLIGFALETENELTNAQAKLAKKNLDAIVLNSLKDKGAGFGTDTNKVSFITAEEVVSFPLKSKSEVAKDLLGEALTLMNRKK; this is translated from the coding sequence ATGAATATTCTATTAGGCATCACCGCTGGTATTGCGGCTTATAAAACCCCTCAACTGGTGCGTCTGCTCACTAAAAAAGGGCATACGGTGCGCGTGATAATGACGGAGCGTGCGCAGGATTTTGTGACCCCACTGACGCTTTCTACCTTATCGAAACAGCCTGTGCTGACTGACTTTCAGAGTGCTGATCATCAGTGGAATAGCCACGTGGAAGCCGCTCTTTGGGCTGAGGCATTGCTCATTGCCCCTGCTACGGCTAATACGATGGCAAAGATGGCAAATGGCATCTGCGACAATCTCCTTTTAGCTACTTATTTTTCGGCCAAGGCACCTGTGTTTATAGCCCCTGCAATGGATCTGGATATGTACGCTCACCCTACGGTACAGCAGAATATAAAGCGGTTGGAGAGCTTTGGGAACTATATCATCCCTGCGGCTTATGGTGAGCTTGCCAGCGGACTGATAGGGCAAGGGCGTATGGAGGAGCCTGAAAATATCGTCGCTTTCCTTGAGAACCACCTGAGTGGCAGCCAGCCTCTAAGTGGTAAAAAGGTGCTTATCACCGCAGGACCTACGTATGAAGCCATTGACCCTGTGCGCTTTATAGGGAATTTTTCGACTGGCAAAATGGGAATTGCCCTTGCCAACGAAGCTGCACGGCAGGGGGCTGAAGTACACCTCGTGCTGGGTCCGTCAGCGGAAAACAACATAGCGCCGAGCGTTCGGGTGCACCGTGTGGTAAGTGCTCAGGAGATGCTGCAAGCCACCTTAAGCGAGTACGACAACAGCGACCTTGCAATCCTCTCGGCTGCGGTGGCTGACTATCGCCCTAAGGAAAAAGCTCTTGAAAAAATCAAAAAGCAAGGTGGCAGCTTGCATTTGGAACTGACGGAGAACCCCGACATACTGACAACTTTGGGCAAAGGCAAAACGCATCAAACCCTCATTGGTTTTGCCTTAGAGACGGAAAATGAACTCACTAATGCACAAGCGAAGCTCGCAAAGAAAAACTTAGATGCCATTGTGCTTAACTCGCTTAAGGACAAAGGGGCGGGCTTTGGCACAGATACCAATAAAGTGAGCTTTATCACTGCTGAAGAGGTTGTTTCTTTCCCTCTGAAAAGCAAATCGGAAGTAGCTAAAGACCTCTTAGGAGAGGCTCTTACCCTTATGAACCGTAAAAAATAA
- a CDS encoding DNA-directed RNA polymerase subunit omega, which yields MDFKRIDAPTTTVTYSRTAIEAPTGNIYEAISIIAKRATQINTEIKKELSEKLEEFATANDSLEEIFENKEQIEVSRFYERLPKPQAIAVKEWLEGKIYYREAN from the coding sequence ATGGATTTTAAGAGAATTGATGCGCCAACCACCACCGTTACTTATAGCCGAACTGCCATTGAGGCTCCTACAGGTAACATCTACGAGGCAATATCGATTATTGCCAAGCGAGCGACTCAAATCAACACTGAGATTAAGAAGGAGCTCAGTGAGAAGCTCGAGGAGTTTGCTACTGCTAACGACAGCTTGGAAGAAATTTTTGAAAATAAGGAACAAATAGAGGTATCGCGCTTTTACGAACGCCTGCCTAAACCTCAAGCTATTGCAGTAAAGGAATGGTTAGAAGGAAAAATATATTACAGAGAGGCGAATTAA
- a CDS encoding outer membrane protein assembly factor BamD encodes MQMKKYILLGLISVLLSSCSEYQKALKSQDAAVKYTMAEKQYQAKKYKKANRLFEVIASEYSGKPQGERVYYMYGKSLYELGQYQLAAYQFERLQKLYPRSEKAAEAGFLEAKSLYNESPKYSVDQTYTYDALEKLQSFLDRYGSSEFAEEANKMTLDLVTRLQKKDFEIAKQYDQIRDYQAAMKSLDNFLANNPGSVFKEDALYVRLHSAYEWAINSVEHKKKERLETAKEAYETLLRTFPETKYKKEAEKMLEKINTSLKSLT; translated from the coding sequence ATGCAAATGAAAAAATACATCCTATTAGGGCTTATAAGTGTGTTGCTCAGCAGTTGCAGTGAGTACCAGAAGGCACTCAAATCGCAGGATGCCGCAGTGAAGTACACAATGGCTGAAAAGCAATACCAAGCTAAGAAATACAAGAAAGCTAATCGCCTGTTTGAGGTGATTGCCAGTGAATATTCTGGGAAACCGCAAGGGGAGCGGGTTTATTATATGTACGGTAAATCGCTTTATGAATTGGGGCAATACCAACTGGCTGCCTACCAGTTTGAGCGTTTGCAAAAGCTCTATCCGCGCAGTGAAAAGGCTGCTGAGGCGGGCTTTTTGGAGGCTAAGTCGCTGTATAATGAGTCACCTAAGTATAGTGTGGATCAGACTTATACGTACGATGCCTTGGAGAAGTTGCAGAGTTTCTTAGACCGCTACGGTTCTTCGGAATTCGCTGAGGAAGCGAATAAGATGACGCTCGACTTGGTAACGCGTCTGCAGAAAAAGGATTTTGAGATTGCTAAGCAGTACGACCAAATCCGTGACTACCAAGCAGCTATGAAGTCGCTGGACAATTTCTTGGCAAACAATCCTGGCTCGGTGTTCAAGGAAGATGCGCTGTATGTGAGGTTGCACTCGGCTTATGAATGGGCGATTAACAGTGTGGAACACAAGAAGAAAGAGCGCCTTGAGACTGCTAAGGAGGCTTATGAGACCTTGCTGAGGACTTTCCCTGAAACGAAGTACAAAAAGGAAGCTGAGAAGATGCTCGAAAAGATTAATACATCACTAAAAAGTTTAACATAA
- the fabG gene encoding 3-oxoacyl-[acyl-carrier-protein] reductase: MKLLEGKTAIITGASRGIGRGIALLFAQHGANVAFTYSASVEKAQALENELKAFGIKAKGYQSDAADFGEAQKLGEEIATEFGSIDILVNNAGITKDNLLMRISEEDFDKVIEVNLKSVFNMTKAVQRTMLKQRSGSIINMSSVVGVKGNAGQSNYAASKAGIIGFTKSIALELGSRNIRCNAIAPGFIETEMTAVLDEKVVQGWRDAIPLKRGGKVEDVANACVFLASDMAAYITGQVLNVDGGMLT, encoded by the coding sequence ATGAAATTATTAGAAGGAAAAACAGCTATTATCACGGGGGCAAGCCGTGGCATTGGGCGAGGGATTGCACTGCTTTTTGCACAACACGGGGCAAATGTAGCCTTTACATACAGTGCCTCTGTTGAGAAAGCACAAGCATTGGAGAACGAGTTAAAGGCTTTTGGCATCAAGGCTAAGGGATACCAAAGTGATGCTGCCGACTTCGGTGAGGCTCAGAAGCTGGGCGAGGAGATAGCTACTGAGTTTGGCAGTATTGATATCTTGGTGAACAACGCGGGTATCACTAAGGACAACCTGCTGATGCGCATCTCTGAGGAGGACTTTGACAAAGTGATAGAAGTAAACCTCAAATCAGTGTTTAATATGACCAAAGCCGTGCAACGCACTATGCTCAAGCAGCGCAGCGGCTCTATCATCAATATGAGCAGCGTGGTAGGTGTGAAGGGCAACGCGGGGCAGAGCAACTATGCAGCTTCAAAAGCGGGGATTATAGGCTTTACCAAATCCATAGCACTGGAGTTAGGCTCGCGCAACATTCGCTGTAACGCCATAGCCCCAGGCTTCATAGAAACAGAGATGACTGCCGTACTCGATGAGAAGGTAGTGCAAGGCTGGCGCGATGCTATCCCACTGAAACGCGGTGGCAAGGTTGAAGATGTAGCAAATGCTTGTGTGTTCTTGGCTTCGGATATGGCCGCCTATATCACTGGGCAGGTGCTGAATGTCGATGGGGGAATGCTGACTTAA
- a CDS encoding translation initiation factor, whose product MLKEQLQALFPDHIMEEEPQEEAAPYWMQDDPLLCKYEKRKGKPVTIIEGYNGADADFKALAKDLKTYLGVGGSVKEETILIQGDYRDKIMTFLKEKGFKVKRVGG is encoded by the coding sequence ATGCTTAAAGAACAACTACAAGCCCTCTTCCCCGACCATATAATGGAAGAAGAGCCCCAAGAGGAAGCTGCACCTTATTGGATGCAGGACGACCCACTGCTCTGTAAGTACGAAAAGCGCAAAGGAAAGCCCGTTACCATCATTGAAGGGTATAACGGAGCCGATGCGGACTTCAAAGCTCTGGCTAAGGACTTGAAAACCTACTTGGGCGTTGGCGGTTCGGTGAAGGAAGAGACTATCCTCATACAAGGCGACTATCGTGATAAGATTATGACCTTCCTTAAAGAGAAGGGCTTTAAAGTAAAGCGCGTAGGAGGGTAA